One genomic window of Aliiroseovarius sp. M344 includes the following:
- the edd gene encoding phosphogluconate dehydratase: MTLNSDLLKVTERIVARSKDTRQTYLDKITRAAEDGPRRAHLSCSGQAHAYAGAGQDQDRLAEGRAPNIGIVTAYNDMLSAHAPFATYPDLIKRIAREEGATAQVAGGVPAMCDGVTQGETGMELSLFSRDVIALASSVALSHNTFDAALFLGVCDKIVPGLVIAAASFGHIPTVFLPAGPMTSGLPNDEKAKVRTKFATGEVGRKELMAAEMAAYHGPGTCTFYGTANTNQMLMEFMGLHLPGSSFVPPHTDMRDALTAEGTRRALAITKTGNAGFTPAGHVLDEKAFVNGLVGLMATGGSTNLVLHLPAMARAAGIILTLEDFAEISAIVPLMARVYPNGLADVNHFHAAGGLGYMIGELLDAGLLHPDAKTIMGDLTAYTQDPKLVGDRVVWEPGPRESLNEKIVRPASNPFQKTGGLVQLSGNLGQGVIKVSAVDEDRHIIEAPARVFHDQDSVKAAFKAGELTEDVIIVVRFQGPRANGMPELHGLTPTLSVLQQRGLRVALVTDGRMSGASGKVPAAIHVAPEAAAGGPIARIRDGDLIRLDADKGKLEVLTEGAVDRPAIQVDLSANTDGMGRELFETFRRVASSATEGASSIS, translated from the coding sequence ATGACCCTGAACAGCGATCTTCTGAAGGTAACCGAACGGATCGTCGCGCGATCCAAGGACACGCGGCAAACGTATCTGGACAAAATTACGCGCGCTGCGGAAGACGGCCCGCGCCGGGCGCATCTGAGCTGCTCGGGTCAGGCCCATGCTTACGCGGGTGCAGGTCAGGATCAAGATCGCCTGGCAGAAGGCCGCGCGCCAAATATAGGCATCGTGACGGCCTATAATGACATGCTGTCGGCCCATGCGCCCTTTGCCACCTATCCCGATCTGATCAAACGGATCGCGCGTGAAGAAGGTGCGACGGCTCAGGTCGCTGGTGGCGTCCCCGCGATGTGTGACGGCGTCACGCAAGGGGAAACCGGTATGGAGCTCAGCCTGTTTTCACGTGACGTGATCGCTTTGGCCTCGTCCGTCGCGCTGAGCCATAACACGTTTGATGCGGCTCTGTTTCTGGGGGTCTGCGACAAGATCGTGCCCGGTCTGGTGATAGCAGCGGCCAGCTTTGGTCACATCCCGACGGTGTTTCTGCCCGCGGGTCCCATGACCTCGGGCTTGCCAAATGACGAAAAAGCCAAGGTACGGACAAAATTCGCCACCGGCGAGGTTGGTCGCAAAGAGCTGATGGCCGCCGAGATGGCCGCCTATCACGGCCCCGGCACCTGCACCTTCTATGGCACGGCCAACACCAATCAGATGCTGATGGAGTTTATGGGGCTGCACCTGCCCGGATCCTCGTTCGTTCCGCCGCACACTGACATGCGGGATGCGCTGACTGCCGAGGGCACGCGCCGCGCACTGGCTATCACCAAAACCGGCAACGCCGGGTTTACCCCTGCGGGTCATGTTCTGGACGAGAAAGCCTTTGTAAACGGGCTGGTTGGATTGATGGCTACAGGTGGGTCAACCAACCTTGTCCTGCACCTGCCCGCCATGGCACGCGCCGCAGGGATCATCCTGACGCTCGAGGATTTTGCCGAGATCTCGGCCATTGTGCCGTTGATGGCGCGGGTTTATCCAAACGGGCTGGCCGATGTGAACCATTTCCACGCAGCAGGCGGTCTTGGCTATATGATCGGCGAGTTGCTGGACGCTGGCTTGCTGCACCCCGATGCAAAGACCATCATGGGCGATCTGACGGCTTATACACAGGATCCCAAACTGGTTGGCGACCGTGTGGTCTGGGAACCCGGCCCGCGCGAAAGCCTGAACGAGAAAATCGTGCGGCCTGCGTCAAACCCGTTCCAAAAGACCGGCGGTCTTGTCCAATTGTCCGGCAATCTGGGTCAAGGCGTAATCAAAGTCTCGGCTGTGGACGAAGATCGCCACATTATCGAAGCCCCTGCCCGCGTGTTCCATGATCAGGACAGCGTCAAAGCGGCGTTCAAAGCGGGAGAGTTGACGGAAGACGTGATCATTGTGGTCCGTTTCCAAGGGCCGCGCGCCAATGGAATGCCGGAACTGCATGGCCTGACGCCAACCCTATCTGTGTTGCAGCAGCGCGGTTTGCGCGTGGCGCTTGTCACCGATGGGCGTATGTCCGGAGCATCTGGCAAAGTGCCCGCCGCCATCCATGTCGCCCCCGAAGCCGCAGCAGGTGGGCCGATCGCGCGTATCCGCGACGGCGACTTGATCCGTCTTGATGCAGACAAAGGCAAATTGGAGGTCCTGACCGAAGGCGCAGTTGATCGCCCGGCTATCCAAGTTGACCTGAGCGCCAACACAGACGGCATGGGACGTGAGCTGTTTGAAACCTTCCGTCGTGTCGCCAGCTCGGCGACCGAAGGCGCATCTTCCATTTCCTGA
- a CDS encoding RSP_2647 family RNA methyltransferase: MADANDSAERVTIRLKPKANARAIRHGAPWVFDNELVTDRRTKNIGAGVIARLEDAARDPLGTVAVNTNSRIIARMLDRDPEATIDQDWFVARLQAALTHRETQFDAPFYRLVHAEADGLPGVIIDRFGDIAVVQPNAAWAEVLLEALTGALAQVTGVTTILKNAAGRARGLEGLNDQNAVLLGHAPDGPVAVPMNGATYMADLTGGQKTGLFFDQRPNHAFAAGLSKGARVLDVFSHVGGFSLAALAAGASDAVAVDGSAPALALAEEGARQMGAQDRFATAQGDAFEMLTALAEENQQFDLVICDPPAFAPSKKSLEPGLRAYERIARLAAPLVAPGGYLGLCSCSHAATIDKFRTASIRGIGRAGRNCQLIHTGFAGADHPMHPQLAESGYLKALFFRMLP; encoded by the coding sequence ATGGCGGATGCCAATGACAGCGCAGAACGCGTCACGATCCGATTGAAACCGAAAGCAAATGCGCGGGCCATTAGGCACGGCGCGCCATGGGTTTTTGACAATGAACTGGTAACCGATCGGCGCACGAAAAATATCGGTGCTGGCGTGATAGCGCGGCTGGAAGATGCCGCCCGTGATCCATTGGGTACTGTTGCGGTCAACACCAACTCACGGATCATTGCGCGGATGCTTGATCGCGATCCCGAGGCGACGATTGACCAAGACTGGTTCGTTGCGCGCCTGCAGGCAGCGCTTACCCATCGCGAAACCCAGTTCGATGCGCCGTTTTATCGACTTGTTCATGCCGAAGCGGACGGGTTGCCCGGCGTTATCATCGACCGGTTTGGCGATATCGCCGTGGTGCAGCCCAATGCAGCGTGGGCCGAGGTTTTGCTGGAGGCTCTGACCGGGGCGCTTGCGCAGGTGACCGGCGTGACGACAATCCTGAAAAATGCCGCGGGCCGCGCACGCGGCCTTGAAGGGCTCAACGATCAGAACGCGGTATTGTTGGGTCACGCGCCGGATGGGCCGGTCGCAGTGCCGATGAACGGCGCCACATACATGGCTGACCTGACAGGCGGGCAGAAAACCGGATTGTTCTTTGACCAGCGGCCGAACCACGCCTTTGCGGCTGGACTTTCAAAGGGCGCACGGGTGCTGGATGTCTTCTCGCATGTGGGGGGGTTCTCACTGGCGGCCCTCGCGGCTGGCGCATCAGATGCGGTCGCAGTCGACGGATCCGCACCAGCTTTGGCGCTGGCCGAAGAAGGCGCGCGCCAGATGGGTGCCCAAGACCGGTTCGCCACGGCGCAAGGCGATGCTTTCGAAATGCTGACCGCTCTGGCAGAGGAGAACCAGCAGTTCGATTTGGTCATCTGCGACCCCCCGGCCTTTGCCCCCTCGAAGAAATCGCTTGAACCCGGGCTGCGCGCTTATGAGCGGATCGCCCGGCTTGCCGCCCCGCTGGTGGCCCCCGGTGGATACCTAGGCCTTTGCTCCTGCTCTCATGCGGCAACAATCGACAAGTTTCGCACGGCATCCATTCGGGGCATCGGGCGGGCAGGGCGCAATTGCCAATTGATCCACACCGGATTTGCGGGCGCGGATCATCCGATGCACCCGCAACTTGCGGAAAGTGGCTATCTCAAAGCGCTGTTTTTCCGAATGCTGCCATGA
- a CDS encoding RSP_2648 family PIN domain-containing protein yields MKVLIDACVLYPTVMREMVLGAAEEGLFTPLWSPRILEEWARAAAKLGPDQETVSRAEIAVLQDRWPKASITPHDGDLRRLWLPDENDIHVLAAAIAGGADILLTMNNADFPRHTLTEEGVQRASPDLFLRGFMDGNSDAILRVANKVLGQARDLSGEDWTIRRLMKKARLPRLGKALETQI; encoded by the coding sequence ATGAAGGTGCTGATCGACGCTTGTGTCCTCTATCCGACCGTGATGCGTGAAATGGTGTTGGGGGCGGCAGAGGAAGGTCTGTTCACGCCGCTTTGGTCGCCGCGCATTCTGGAAGAATGGGCCCGCGCCGCAGCCAAGCTGGGCCCCGATCAGGAAACTGTGTCGCGCGCCGAAATCGCCGTGCTGCAAGACCGCTGGCCCAAAGCGAGTATTACTCCGCATGACGGTGATCTGCGCAGGCTCTGGTTGCCCGATGAAAATGACATCCACGTCCTGGCCGCCGCAATTGCCGGTGGGGCCGATATTTTGCTGACGATGAACAACGCCGATTTCCCACGCCACACGCTGACAGAAGAAGGCGTGCAACGCGCAAGCCCGGACCTGTTCTTGCGTGGGTTTATGGACGGAAACTCCGACGCGATCCTTCGGGTTGCCAACAAGGTGTTGGGGCAAGCGCGTGACTTGTCTGGCGAAGACTGGACGATCCGCCGCCTGATGAAAAAAGCCCGGTTGCCCAGACTCGGAAAAGCGCTCGAAACTCAAATCTGA
- a CDS encoding M48 family metallopeptidase yields MLKLLPILLPVAYGLLLYHFSVWRTHRELDSQSTRLADPKLKALTDRMAASLDIAEIPVHIYEIDPVNGLAAPDGRIFITRGFFKEYQQGRVSAEEMASVIAHELGHVALGHARKRMIDFAGQNALRTVLSMMISRFLPGAGVYVARMLTRLLAAGLSRGDEYEADAYATALLIKSGIGSEPQKTLFGKLDALTKNRAGVMPAWMMSHPKTVERIAAIEKNEAKWVH; encoded by the coding sequence ATGTTGAAGCTTTTGCCTATCCTGCTGCCCGTCGCCTATGGCCTGCTGCTCTATCATTTTTCGGTCTGGCGCACGCATCGCGAGCTGGATAGCCAATCCACACGGTTGGCGGATCCCAAGCTCAAAGCCCTGACCGACCGGATGGCCGCATCGTTGGATATCGCCGAGATTCCGGTCCACATTTACGAAATCGATCCGGTGAACGGGCTGGCCGCGCCGGACGGTCGGATATTCATCACGCGCGGGTTCTTCAAAGAATACCAACAGGGCCGTGTCAGTGCCGAAGAAATGGCCAGTGTGATCGCGCATGAACTTGGACATGTGGCACTGGGGCACGCGCGCAAACGGATGATCGACTTTGCCGGTCAAAACGCCCTGCGCACCGTTCTGTCGATGATGATATCGCGGTTTCTGCCCGGTGCGGGTGTCTATGTCGCACGCATGTTGACCCGCCTCCTTGCGGCTGGATTGAGCCGCGGTGATGAATATGAAGCCGATGCTTATGCGACCGCTCTGTTGATCAAGTCCGGCATCGGGTCAGAGCCACAGAAAACCTTGTTCGGAAAACTCGATGCGTTGACGAAAAACCGGGCCGGTGTGATGCCCGCATGGATGATGAGCCATCCGAAAACCGTCGAACGCATTGCGGCAATCGAGAAAAACGAAGCCAAATGGGTGCATTAG
- a CDS encoding DedA family protein, with protein sequence MTDAVFALLSTYGPWVVFASAFLSCLAVPIPTSLMMLAGGAFAAAGDLALTNVVSAAFAGAVIGDQTGYSLGRYGGRDMLDRLARSPARKAVLTRAQGFTDRHGGKGVFLSTWAVAPLGPWVNFAAGATGLNWLRFTIWDILGETIWVTLYVGLGYGFAARIESLASLLGNLAGFLVAAVVAAGMFAWIRAVLRAQTRQNGANARVE encoded by the coding sequence ATGACCGACGCCGTCTTTGCACTTCTGTCGACGTATGGACCTTGGGTGGTGTTCGCCTCGGCCTTCCTGTCCTGTCTGGCCGTACCGATCCCCACATCGCTGATGATGCTGGCCGGCGGGGCGTTCGCGGCGGCGGGCGATCTGGCGCTGACCAATGTGGTGTCGGCGGCATTTGCAGGGGCCGTGATCGGCGATCAGACCGGATATTCACTTGGCCGGTACGGCGGCCGGGACATGCTGGACCGACTTGCCCGCAGCCCCGCGCGAAAAGCCGTGCTGACACGCGCGCAAGGCTTCACCGATCGCCACGGCGGCAAGGGTGTTTTTCTGTCCACATGGGCGGTTGCGCCGCTTGGGCCATGGGTTAATTTTGCTGCCGGAGCCACCGGACTGAACTGGCTTCGGTTCACAATATGGGACATACTGGGCGAAACCATATGGGTCACGCTCTATGTGGGTCTTGGCTATGGTTTCGCCGCGCGGATCGAAAGCCTTGCGTCCCTGCTGGGCAACCTGGCCGGGTTCCTCGTGGCGGCGGTGGTCGCGGCCGGGATGTTTGCCTGGATCCGGGCCGTTTTGAGGGCGCAAACGCGACAGAACGGCGCAAACGCGCGTGTTGAGTGA
- a CDS encoding vWA domain-containing protein, with protein MFLPFFENLRANKVPVSLREFLSFLEAMKAGLVTYDIEGFYYLARTAMVKDERNLDKFDRAFSITFEGLEAISSEAMLEAVDIPQEWLDKMAEKFLTAEEKAEIEALGGFDKLMETLKERLKEQEGRHQGGNKWIGTAGTSPFGAYGYNPEGVRIGQDKSRHQRAVKVWDKREFKNLDDGVELGTRNIKVALKRLRNWARNGAHEELDLDGTIRATAEHGYLDVKTRPERHNAVKVLLFLDVGGSMDPHIKVVEELFSAARSEFKHLEYYYFHNCLYEGVWRDNARRWNDQTPTWDVLRTYGADYKCIFVGDASMSPYEVAYRGGANEHWNDEAGQVWLERAREQWPDNLWINPLPEHHWKYTQSVQMIGQIFEGRMVPMTLEGIERGMKDLGR; from the coding sequence ATGTTTCTGCCATTCTTTGAAAACCTCCGTGCCAACAAAGTCCCTGTGTCCTTGCGCGAATTTCTTTCGTTTCTTGAGGCCATGAAGGCCGGTCTGGTCACCTATGACATCGAGGGGTTTTACTATCTCGCCCGCACCGCGATGGTGAAGGACGAACGAAACCTCGATAAGTTTGACCGCGCCTTTTCCATTACATTTGAAGGGCTTGAAGCAATCTCTTCAGAAGCCATGCTGGAGGCCGTGGACATTCCGCAGGAATGGCTGGACAAGATGGCCGAGAAATTCCTGACCGCTGAAGAAAAGGCCGAGATCGAAGCCCTTGGTGGCTTTGACAAGCTGATGGAGACGCTGAAAGAGCGCCTGAAGGAACAGGAAGGTCGCCATCAGGGTGGCAACAAGTGGATCGGCACGGCGGGCACATCGCCGTTCGGCGCCTATGGCTATAATCCAGAAGGCGTGCGCATCGGGCAGGACAAGTCCCGCCACCAGCGCGCGGTCAAAGTTTGGGACAAACGCGAGTTCAAGAACCTCGACGACGGGGTCGAGCTTGGCACCCGCAACATCAAAGTCGCACTGAAGCGCCTGCGCAACTGGGCGCGCAACGGCGCCCATGAAGAACTTGACCTTGACGGCACGATCCGCGCCACAGCCGAACATGGTTATCTGGATGTAAAAACCCGCCCCGAGCGGCACAACGCCGTGAAAGTCCTTCTATTTCTGGATGTTGGCGGATCAATGGACCCGCATATCAAGGTGGTGGAAGAGTTGTTTTCCGCCGCCCGCAGCGAGTTCAAGCATCTGGAATACTACTATTTCCACAACTGCCTTTACGAAGGCGTGTGGCGCGACAATGCGCGCCGTTGGAACGATCAGACCCCCACATGGGACGTGCTGCGCACCTATGGCGCGGACTACAAATGCATCTTTGTCGGCGATGCCTCGATGAGCCCCTATGAGGTTGCCTATCGCGGCGGCGCCAACGAGCATTGGAACGACGAGGCCGGACAGGTCTGGTTGGAACGTGCGCGGGAACAATGGCCGGATAACCTGTGGATCAATCCCCTGCCCGAGCATCACTGGAAATACACCCAATCCGTTCAGATGATCGGCCAGATATTCGAGGGCCGTATGGTGCCAATGACGCTTGAAGGCATTGAGCGGGGCATGAAAGATTTGGGCCGGTAG
- a CDS encoding DUF2927 domain-containing protein — MTRRTAKAAVLALGCLTFIGCAVPGGSRATTDRTSDGGEVTARRVGLPTTLPPMKSFASTQITRPARSNSVIAGDFLDLSFLLESGRPLPVLTRFEGPVTLRVTGNAPSYMAADLSRLMARLRIEAGINIRQVSGSEPASITLEVISKRQLQRLVPHAACFVSPNVSSWQEYKAARGTPQLDWARMRSRTKMAVFLPGDVSPQELRDCLHEEVAQALGPVNDLYRLHDSVFNDDNFHTVLTGFDMLILRAYYAPELASGMSRGDVAARLPALLARLNPAGGSGAPRLSGRSPDRWKTAIETALGGGQSKTRRRQAAAEAVSVARSQGWQDTRLAFSLFAYGRLNMRQDSKGAFAAFREAEAIYRANPETAVHAAHMGVQLAAYALSAGHAGDAISIVNAHIPPVMRAENAALLATLMMIKAEALDLAGRTSEAQLVRLDSLGWARYGFGSNEQVGARLGEIAAISPG, encoded by the coding sequence ATGACGCGCAGAACAGCAAAAGCAGCCGTCCTTGCCTTGGGGTGCCTGACCTTTATCGGCTGCGCCGTGCCGGGTGGGTCGCGCGCGACGACGGACCGGACCTCAGATGGCGGTGAAGTCACTGCGCGCCGCGTTGGACTGCCCACCACCCTGCCGCCGATGAAGAGCTTTGCCAGCACGCAAATCACACGCCCCGCACGATCCAACAGCGTGATTGCCGGCGATTTTCTGGACCTGTCATTCCTATTGGAAAGCGGTCGTCCCCTGCCCGTTCTGACCCGTTTTGAAGGCCCCGTGACCTTGCGTGTCACCGGCAACGCGCCATCCTATATGGCAGCCGACCTGTCTCGTTTGATGGCGCGACTTCGGATCGAAGCCGGGATCAATATCCGGCAGGTTTCCGGCTCTGAACCCGCGTCGATCACGCTGGAAGTGATCTCTAAACGCCAATTGCAGCGCCTTGTGCCCCACGCCGCCTGTTTCGTCTCGCCCAACGTGTCAAGCTGGCAAGAATACAAGGCGGCACGCGGCACCCCGCAGCTGGATTGGGCACGCATGCGCAGCCGTACCAAGATGGCGGTTTTCCTGCCCGGCGATGTCAGCCCGCAAGAATTGCGCGACTGCCTGCACGAAGAAGTTGCGCAGGCCCTGGGCCCGGTGAATGACCTGTATCGCCTGCATGATAGTGTGTTCAATGACGACAATTTCCACACAGTGCTGACAGGGTTCGATATGCTGATCCTGCGCGCTTATTACGCGCCCGAATTGGCGTCCGGGATGAGCCGTGGCGACGTTGCCGCCCGATTGCCTGCCTTACTTGCCCGCCTGAACCCGGCTGGCGGGTCGGGCGCGCCGCGTCTGAGCGGACGCTCGCCCGATCGTTGGAAAACTGCGATTGAAACCGCGCTGGGCGGTGGCCAGTCCAAAACGCGGCGCAGGCAAGCCGCAGCCGAGGCCGTGTCCGTTGCGCGCAGCCAGGGTTGGCAGGATACCCGTCTGGCTTTCAGCCTGTTCGCCTATGGCCGCCTGAACATGCGCCAGGACAGCAAAGGCGCGTTCGCAGCCTTCCGCGAGGCCGAAGCGATCTATCGCGCCAATCCGGAAACAGCCGTGCATGCGGCGCATATGGGTGTGCAACTGGCCGCCTATGCGTTGTCCGCAGGTCACGCCGGGGACGCGATTTCAATCGTTAACGCACATATTCCCCCGGTCATGCGGGCCGAAAACGCCGCCCTACTGGCAACGTTAATGATGATCAAGGCCGAGGCGCTGGACCTTGCAGGCCGGACATCGGAAGCCCAGCTTGTCAGGCTCGACAGTCTGGGCTGGGCGCGTTATGGCTTCGGCTCAAACGAACAAGTTGGCGCGCGGCTCGGCGAAATCGCGGCCATTTCGCCGGGTTAG
- a CDS encoding GNAT family N-acetyltransferase, with the protein MPSDRSAWNRLWEGYLRYYETEVDAKVYETTFARLLSEDPNEFHGLVACVEDQPVGLVHFLFHRHAWKIENVCYLQDLYADPSVRGTGVGRALIEAVYDAADQNGTPSVYWLTQDFNHTARKLYDRIGVKTPFIRYGRS; encoded by the coding sequence ATGCCGTCTGATAGATCTGCGTGGAATCGCCTGTGGGAAGGCTATCTGCGCTATTATGAGACTGAAGTTGACGCGAAGGTCTATGAAACCACCTTCGCCCGGCTGTTGTCAGAGGATCCGAACGAGTTCCACGGCCTGGTGGCCTGCGTGGAAGATCAGCCTGTCGGGCTGGTGCATTTCCTGTTCCATCGCCATGCGTGGAAAATAGAAAATGTCTGTTACCTGCAGGACCTTTACGCCGACCCATCTGTGCGCGGCACCGGGGTCGGACGCGCGCTGATCGAGGCGGTCTATGACGCAGCAGATCAGAACGGCACACCGTCGGTCTATTGGCTGACGCAGGATTTCAACCACACCGCCCGCAAACTCTATGACCGGATTGGCGTCAAAACGCCGTTCATCCGGTATGGGAGGTCGTGA
- a CDS encoding RES family NAD+ phosphorylase, with translation MTEALPLRSVSDRALVRLIPATYHKPPALRGLVDGDDEMALLAEVEAMTSDRQTAERGRDPGIDRRELAWARREADLRLYGMTHVNAAFTYRRTGGNRFNDEHRGAWYCSWSAMTSVAEVGYHYTRELTFIGVFDTKVRYVELLADFIGDFPDLTGQPDHPSLHPEPAQGYPRGQALADKLRAEGHRGLVYPSVRHPSGTCLVAFDPAAVQNVRPGAKWEITWSGSPDYDVIGL, from the coding sequence GTGACCGAGGCCCTGCCCCTGCGATCCGTCAGCGACCGAGCCCTTGTCCGCCTGATCCCGGCCACCTATCACAAGCCGCCCGCCTTGCGCGGGCTGGTGGATGGTGACGATGAAATGGCGCTGTTGGCCGAAGTTGAGGCGATGACATCCGACCGTCAGACCGCTGAACGTGGCCGTGATCCGGGAATCGACCGACGCGAATTGGCATGGGCGCGACGCGAGGCGGATCTGCGCCTGTATGGCATGACCCATGTCAACGCCGCCTTCACCTATCGCCGCACGGGTGGCAACCGGTTTAACGATGAACACCGCGGCGCGTGGTATTGTAGTTGGAGCGCCATGACATCAGTCGCCGAGGTTGGCTATCACTACACCCGCGAACTGACTTTTATCGGCGTCTTTGACACGAAAGTGCGCTATGTCGAGCTGTTGGCGGATTTTATCGGCGACTTCCCTGATCTGACCGGCCAGCCTGACCACCCGTCGCTACACCCGGAGCCCGCTCAGGGCTACCCGCGCGGTCAGGCGCTGGCCGATAAATTGCGGGCCGAGGGGCATCGGGGCTTGGTCTATCCGTCAGTGCGACACCCGTCGGGCACTTGTCTGGTCGCCTTCGACCCGGCGGCCGTGCAAAACGTCCGGCCCGGCGCGAAATGGGAAATCACATGGTCCGGATCACCGGATTACGACGTCATCGGCCTGTAA
- a CDS encoding MbcA/ParS/Xre antitoxin family protein, which translates to MHAAPQPLTPPPARPTSDHAAVALKAYGRIAQAWELRLEDAAALADMSTSTWKRARNPGFKGDLTRDQMLRLSALVGIYKSLHLYFDDAIADSWITLANTGPLFDGTRPIDTMIEDGLPQFLRVRSYVDALRGGM; encoded by the coding sequence ATGCACGCCGCCCCGCAACCACTGACCCCGCCCCCGGCGCGTCCGACCTCGGACCATGCTGCTGTTGCGCTGAAAGCTTATGGCCGGATCGCGCAAGCTTGGGAGTTGCGTTTGGAAGATGCCGCCGCGCTGGCAGATATGTCCACGTCGACGTGGAAACGTGCCCGCAACCCCGGCTTCAAGGGCGATCTGACCCGCGACCAGATGCTGCGTCTGTCCGCGCTGGTCGGGATCTACAAGTCGCTGCATCTGTATTTCGACGACGCGATTGCCGACAGCTGGATCACGCTTGCCAATACCGGCCCGCTTTTTGACGGCACCCGCCCGATCGACACGATGATCGAGGACGGCTTGCCGCAATTCCTGCGCGTGCGCAGCTATGTTGATGCGTTGCGGGGGGGCATGTGA
- a CDS encoding AAA family ATPase, producing the protein MTKRFEGTESYVATDDLKVAVNAAVTLQRPLLVKGEPGTGKTELALQVAGALGARMIEWNIKSTTKAQQGLYEYDAVSRLRDSQLGEERVHDVRNYIKRGKLWEAFDADERVVLLIDEIDKADIEFPNDLLQELDKMEFHVYETGETIRAKNRPIIIITSNNEKELPDAFLRRCFFHYIRFPDADTLAKIVEVHHPGIKPRLLTEALTQFYEIREQPGLKKKPSTSEVLDWLKLLLAEDIDPETLKRDGASALPTLHGALLKNEQDVHLFERLAFLARGGGRSGRQ; encoded by the coding sequence ATGACAAAACGCTTTGAAGGCACCGAAAGCTATGTGGCAACGGACGATCTGAAAGTTGCCGTGAACGCGGCTGTCACACTGCAACGCCCCCTTTTGGTCAAAGGCGAACCCGGCACCGGAAAAACCGAACTTGCGTTGCAGGTGGCGGGCGCGCTGGGCGCGCGGATGATCGAATGGAACATCAAGTCGACGACCAAGGCGCAACAGGGTTTGTATGAGTATGATGCCGTCAGCCGCCTGCGCGACAGCCAGTTGGGCGAGGAGCGCGTGCATGATGTGAGAAACTACATCAAACGCGGCAAGTTGTGGGAGGCATTCGACGCCGATGAGCGCGTCGTTCTGCTGATTGACGAGATCGACAAGGCCGATATCGAGTTCCCGAACGATCTGCTGCAAGAGCTTGATAAGATGGAGTTTCACGTCTACGAGACTGGCGAAACCATCCGTGCCAAGAACCGCCCGATCATCATCATCACCTCGAACAATGAAAAAGAACTGCCAGATGCGTTCCTGCGTCGCTGTTTCTTCCATTATATCCGCTTTCCGGATGCCGATACGCTGGCGAAAATTGTCGAGGTGCACCACCCCGGCATCAAACCACGCCTGCTGACCGAGGCCTTGACCCAGTTTTACGAAATTCGCGAACAGCCGGGGTTGAAGAAAAAGCCGTCGACCTCTGAGGTGCTGGATTGGTTAAAACTGCTCTTGGCCGAAGACATTGATCCCGAAACGCTAAAACGCGACGGGGCTTCTGCCTTGCCAACCCTGCACGGGGCGCTGCTGAAGAATGAGCAGGATGTGCATCTGTTTGAGCGTCTGGCCTTTTTGGCGCGGGGTGGCGGTCGTAGCGGCCGCCAGTAA
- the dksA gene encoding RNA polymerase-binding protein DksA: MKAETFLPDDYSPAEDEPFMNERQTEYFRRKLLAWKEELLDESRHTLEGLQDNTRNIPDIADRASEETDRALELRTRDRSRKLVGKIEQALRRIDEGEYGYCSETGEPISLKRLDARPIATLSLEAQERHERREKVHRDD, translated from the coding sequence ATGAAAGCAGAGACTTTTCTGCCCGACGATTACAGTCCTGCCGAAGACGAACCGTTTATGAATGAACGTCAGACGGAATATTTCCGTCGGAAGCTTCTGGCCTGGAAAGAAGAATTGCTTGATGAAAGCCGTCACACGCTTGAAGGCTTGCAAGACAACACACGTAACATTCCAGACATCGCAGATCGCGCGTCAGAGGAAACCGATCGGGCGCTTGAATTGCGCACACGGGATCGTTCACGCAAGCTGGTCGGTAAGATTGAGCAGGCATTGCGTCGTATCGACGAAGGCGAATATGGCTATTGCTCGGAAACTGGCGAGCCGATTTCTCTCAAGCGTCTTGATGCGCGCCCAATTGCGACACTGAGCCTAGAGGCACAGGAACGTCACGAGCGGCGCGAAAAGGTCCACCGCGACGACTAA